The proteins below come from a single Nocardioides eburneiflavus genomic window:
- a CDS encoding bifunctional GNAT family N-acetyltransferase/acetate--CoA ligase family protein, producing MTEADAATDDVVVPAAPRHWEADVLLRDGRAAHIRPIQPEDRDLLVEFYSRVSDESKYYRFFSPMPELSERDLDRFTRVDHRDRVAMILTVAGQMIAVGRYDMIRPGYAEVAFLVEDKHQGRGIGQLLLEHLAQAGRERGIEEFVAEVLPDNQAMIHTFKDAGYQVRSTYEDGVMELVFRIDPTDTAIGVMEQREHRAEYASIERFFSPRSVAIIGASRRQDTIGRALVRHLVLGNFTGRIHVVNPSADSVSGMPAWKSVGEIPGDVDVAIVAVPAESVQDVVLDCAAKGVHGLVVISSGFAETGEEGRMRQRRLVGLSRSYGLRLIGPNALGIINTDPEVQLNASLSSVMPPRGRAGFFCQSGALGSAILEKVQNRGLGLTTFVSAGNRADVSGNDLLQYWEEDDATEVVLLYLESIGNPRKFSRIARRVSRRKPIVAVRSGRSSQGVPMGHAVRKIGAPAQAVDAMFRQAGIIQVESLEEMFDVAQLLAHQPLPRGRRVAIVGNSDALGLLAADAANSVGLVVNRQEALGADATAEDFEDALDAAIDDPEVDAVVAIFIPPLNVAGAREDVANVLAAVGEQSDKPIVSTFLGTEGVPELLRVPDVAGSSAGRGSVPSYPAVEAAVRALAHVVEYAVWVRVPQATVAEPSVNDLDGARHLVNEVLMRHPEGRDLDFDEQNRLLRAYGIDLWDTYAVASLDEATAAGEALGWDVVLKATADHLRDRPDLAHVWRNIDTPDEMADAWASLNALITDPDRAGFVVQRNAPPGVPVTIATMEDPLFGPVLSFGMGGPLTELLGDRSYRIPPLADHDAQDMVREIKASPLLFGYRGSEIVDVAEIERLVRQVAQLQHDLPQVRALQLPLVLAGAAGATVLGASVRVEPVKDPRSDWFVRRLSTMPGDTMPD from the coding sequence GTGACCGAAGCGGACGCGGCAACGGACGACGTGGTGGTGCCGGCTGCGCCCCGGCACTGGGAGGCGGACGTCCTGCTGCGGGACGGGCGCGCGGCCCACATCAGGCCGATCCAGCCGGAGGACCGTGACCTGCTCGTCGAGTTCTACAGCCGGGTCTCCGACGAGTCGAAGTACTACCGGTTCTTCTCGCCGATGCCCGAGCTCTCCGAGCGCGACCTCGACCGGTTCACCCGGGTCGACCACCGCGACCGGGTCGCGATGATCCTCACCGTGGCCGGGCAGATGATCGCGGTCGGCCGCTACGACATGATCCGGCCGGGCTACGCCGAGGTCGCGTTCCTCGTCGAGGACAAGCACCAGGGCCGGGGGATCGGCCAGCTCCTGCTCGAGCACCTCGCCCAGGCCGGGCGCGAGCGCGGGATCGAGGAGTTCGTCGCGGAGGTGCTCCCCGACAACCAGGCGATGATCCACACGTTCAAGGACGCCGGCTACCAGGTGAGGAGCACCTACGAGGACGGGGTGATGGAGCTGGTCTTCCGCATCGACCCGACCGACACGGCCATCGGCGTGATGGAGCAGCGCGAGCACCGCGCCGAGTACGCCTCGATCGAGCGGTTCTTCTCGCCCAGGTCGGTGGCGATCATCGGTGCGAGCCGGCGCCAGGACACCATCGGCCGCGCGCTCGTGCGCCATCTCGTCCTCGGCAACTTCACCGGCCGCATCCACGTGGTGAACCCCAGCGCCGACTCGGTGTCGGGGATGCCGGCGTGGAAGTCGGTGGGGGAGATCCCCGGCGACGTCGACGTGGCGATCGTCGCCGTGCCGGCCGAGTCCGTGCAGGACGTCGTGCTCGACTGCGCCGCCAAGGGCGTGCACGGCCTCGTCGTGATCTCGTCGGGCTTCGCCGAGACGGGCGAGGAGGGCCGGATGCGGCAGCGGCGCCTGGTCGGGCTGTCCCGCTCGTACGGCCTGCGCCTGATCGGCCCCAACGCCCTCGGCATCATCAACACCGATCCCGAGGTGCAGCTCAACGCCTCGCTCTCGTCGGTGATGCCGCCGCGCGGGCGCGCCGGCTTCTTCTGCCAGTCCGGCGCCCTCGGGTCGGCGATCCTCGAGAAGGTGCAGAACCGTGGACTGGGCCTGACCACCTTCGTCAGCGCCGGCAACCGCGCCGACGTCTCCGGCAACGACCTCCTCCAGTACTGGGAGGAGGACGACGCGACCGAGGTGGTGCTGCTCTACCTCGAGTCGATCGGCAACCCGCGCAAGTTCTCCCGCATCGCCCGTCGCGTCAGTCGGCGCAAGCCCATCGTCGCGGTCCGGTCGGGGCGGAGCTCCCAGGGCGTGCCGATGGGTCACGCCGTCCGCAAGATCGGGGCACCCGCCCAGGCCGTCGACGCCATGTTCCGCCAGGCCGGGATCATCCAGGTCGAGTCGCTGGAGGAGATGTTCGACGTCGCGCAGCTCCTCGCCCACCAGCCGCTGCCGCGCGGGCGCCGGGTCGCGATCGTCGGCAACTCCGACGCCCTCGGGCTGCTCGCAGCCGACGCCGCCAACTCGGTGGGCCTCGTCGTCAACCGGCAGGAGGCGCTGGGCGCCGACGCGACCGCCGAGGACTTCGAGGACGCCCTCGACGCGGCGATCGACGATCCCGAGGTCGACGCGGTCGTCGCGATCTTCATCCCGCCGCTCAACGTGGCCGGTGCCCGCGAGGACGTCGCCAACGTGCTGGCCGCCGTCGGCGAGCAGTCCGACAAGCCGATCGTGTCGACCTTCCTCGGCACCGAGGGCGTGCCCGAGCTGCTGCGCGTCCCGGACGTCGCCGGGTCGAGCGCGGGCCGCGGGTCCGTGCCGTCCTACCCGGCGGTGGAGGCCGCCGTGCGCGCGCTCGCGCACGTCGTCGAGTACGCCGTGTGGGTCCGGGTGCCGCAGGCGACGGTCGCGGAGCCGAGCGTCAACGACCTCGACGGCGCCCGCCACCTCGTCAACGAGGTGCTCATGCGCCACCCCGAGGGCCGCGACCTCGACTTCGACGAGCAGAACCGGCTGCTGCGCGCCTACGGCATCGACCTGTGGGACACCTACGCCGTGGCGTCCCTCGACGAAGCGACCGCGGCGGGCGAGGCCCTCGGCTGGGACGTGGTGCTCAAGGCGACGGCCGACCACCTCCGCGACCGGCCCGACCTCGCCCACGTGTGGCGCAACATCGACACCCCCGACGAGATGGCGGACGCGTGGGCGTCGCTCAACGCGCTCATCACCGACCCGGACCGCGCCGGTTTCGTCGTGCAGCGCAACGCGCCCCCGGGTGTCCCGGTGACGATCGCCACGATGGAGGACCCGCTGTTCGGGCCGGTGCTGTCCTTCGGCATGGGCGGTCCGCTGACCGAGCTGCTCGGCGACCGGTCGTACCGCATCCCACCCCTGGCCGACCACGACGCCCAGGACATGGTGCGCGAGATCAAGGCGTCCCCGCTGCTCTTCGGCTACCGCGGCAGCGAGATCGTCGACGTCGCCGAGATCGAGCGGCTGGTGCGCCAGGTGGCCCAGCTCCAGCACGACCTGCCGCAGGTCCGGGCCCTCCAGCTCCCGCTGGTGCTCGCCGGTGCGGCGGGTGCGACGGTGCTCGGCGCGAGCGTACGGGTGGAGCCGGTGAAGGACCCGCGCTCGGACTGGTTCGTCCGCCGGCTCAGCACGATGCCCGGGGACACGATGCCGGACTGA
- a CDS encoding DUF5998 family protein gives MPRSTRDADVSHDLRQAIHRTGYYPEVVADGVFSAAGGEEVLSYFVHHETTFDHEEVRRHLTALLLTPTRLVIAHTDEHPGDDLLPEPYTSTTTEAVTLTSIRTVVVTRMVANPTAGVAPPAEAVLTIGWGGVGRLDLEPAACSDPGCDADHGYTGTLAGDDYTLRVSAAAEGADAVAGLLGFADALSARTRG, from the coding sequence ATGCCCCGCTCCACCCGTGACGCGGACGTCTCCCACGACCTCCGTCAGGCGATCCACCGCACCGGCTACTACCCCGAGGTCGTCGCTGACGGCGTCTTCTCCGCCGCCGGCGGCGAGGAGGTGCTCTCCTACTTCGTGCACCACGAGACGACCTTCGACCACGAGGAGGTGCGCCGGCACCTGACGGCGCTGCTCCTGACCCCGACCCGGCTCGTGATCGCCCACACCGACGAGCACCCGGGCGACGACCTGCTGCCCGAGCCCTACACCTCGACCACGACCGAGGCCGTCACGCTCACCTCGATCCGCACCGTGGTCGTCACGCGGATGGTGGCCAACCCGACGGCTGGCGTCGCCCCGCCGGCGGAGGCCGTGCTGACCATCGGCTGGGGAGGGGTCGGTCGCCTCGACCTCGAGCCGGCGGCCTGCTCGGACCCCGGGTGCGACGCCGACCACGGCTACACCGGCACCCTGGCCGGCGACGACTACACGCTGCGGGTTTCGGCTGCCGCCGAGGGAGCCGACGCAGTCGCCGGGCTCCTCGGCTTCGCCGACGCGCTCTCGGCGCGTACGCGTGGCTGA
- a CDS encoding alkaline phosphatase family protein — translation MTVGIDGSGFTLPAYGDRSLADVVPAVARALGAPLGGHPGGFELPPAPSYVVFLVDGMGAELLVRHAHAAPYLSALLEGSATGTAGVPSTTATSLTSLGTGLVPGAHGLVGFTARIPGTDRLLNHLWWDKSVDPVEWQPHPTAFGRLAHAGVHVTSVNKRDFDGSGLTLASQRGATYVGADRVGERIAATVSASAARPSLTYVYDSDLDWTGHKFGVASTQWLQQLAMVDAEAEQLREALPASTRLLVVADHGMVDGPREARVDVDAVDGMRDGVALLGGEARFRHLYCSAGAVDDVAATWREVLGPRATVLTREDAIGRGWFGAVQPGVLPRLGDVMVACHDDTAIVSTRDFAYEDTLVGLHGSLTSTEMSIPILVG, via the coding sequence GTGACCGTGGGGATCGACGGATCGGGCTTCACCCTGCCGGCCTACGGCGACCGCTCGCTCGCCGACGTCGTGCCGGCAGTCGCGCGAGCGCTCGGCGCGCCCCTCGGGGGCCACCCCGGCGGGTTCGAGCTGCCGCCGGCGCCGTCGTACGTCGTCTTCCTGGTCGACGGCATGGGTGCGGAGCTGCTCGTACGCCACGCCCACGCCGCGCCCTACCTCTCCGCGCTGCTCGAGGGCTCCGCCACGGGCACCGCGGGCGTGCCGTCGACGACCGCGACGTCTCTGACCTCCCTCGGCACCGGCCTCGTTCCGGGCGCGCACGGCCTGGTCGGCTTCACCGCCCGGATCCCCGGCACCGACCGCCTGCTGAACCACCTCTGGTGGGACAAGTCCGTCGACCCCGTCGAGTGGCAGCCGCACCCGACCGCCTTCGGGCGACTCGCGCACGCGGGTGTCCACGTCACCTCGGTCAACAAGCGCGACTTCGACGGTTCCGGCCTCACCCTCGCCTCGCAGCGGGGAGCGACGTACGTCGGCGCCGACCGCGTCGGCGAGCGGATCGCAGCGACCGTCAGCGCCTCCGCCGCCCGGCCGTCCCTGACGTACGTCTACGACTCCGACCTCGACTGGACGGGCCACAAGTTCGGCGTGGCCTCGACCCAGTGGCTCCAGCAGCTCGCGATGGTCGACGCCGAGGCCGAGCAGCTGCGCGAGGCGCTGCCCGCGTCCACCCGTCTCCTCGTCGTGGCCGACCACGGGATGGTCGACGGCCCGCGCGAGGCCCGCGTCGACGTCGACGCGGTCGACGGGATGCGCGACGGGGTGGCCCTGCTGGGCGGGGAGGCGCGGTTCCGCCACCTCTACTGCTCGGCCGGGGCCGTCGACGACGTCGCCGCCACCTGGCGCGAGGTCCTCGGACCGCGGGCCACCGTCCTCACCCGCGAGGACGCCATCGGCCGTGGCTGGTTCGGCGCGGTGCAGCCGGGCGTCCTCCCGCGGCTGGGCGACGTGATGGTCGCCTGCCACGACGACACCGCGATCGTGTCGACCCGCGACTTCGCCTACGAGGACACCCTCGTCGGGCTGCACGGCTCGTTGACGTCGACGGAGATGTCGATCCCCATCCTCGTCGGCTGA
- a CDS encoding thymidine kinase: MAELHFFTGTMDSGKSTLALQTNHNHAARGRVGRIFTTHDRSGQAVLSSRLGLTHDALEVGADFDFWAYVVDSLTRGGRIDYLICDEAQFYSAEQIDQLAKVVDELQIDVFAFGILTDFRSFLFPGSARLVELADRMNVLQVEALCWCGKRATHNARTENGVMVTDGEVIVVGDVEQADEPPAGPHDVAYEVLCRQHHRRRLTAARAKAVSLAPEPLPFG, encoded by the coding sequence ATGGCTGAACTGCACTTCTTCACGGGCACGATGGACTCCGGCAAGTCGACGCTGGCGCTCCAGACCAACCACAACCACGCCGCTCGAGGACGCGTCGGCCGGATCTTCACCACCCACGACCGCTCGGGCCAGGCCGTGCTGTCCAGCCGGCTCGGGCTGACGCACGACGCGCTCGAGGTCGGCGCCGACTTCGACTTCTGGGCCTACGTCGTCGACTCCCTGACCCGCGGCGGCCGGATCGACTACCTCATCTGCGACGAGGCACAGTTCTACTCCGCCGAGCAGATCGACCAGCTCGCCAAGGTCGTCGACGAGCTCCAGATCGACGTCTTCGCCTTCGGCATCCTGACCGACTTCCGCTCGTTCCTGTTCCCCGGCAGCGCCCGGCTCGTCGAGCTGGCCGACCGGATGAACGTCCTCCAGGTGGAGGCGCTGTGCTGGTGCGGCAAGCGCGCCACCCACAACGCGCGCACCGAGAACGGCGTGATGGTCACCGACGGAGAGGTCATCGTCGTCGGCGACGTCGAGCAGGCCGACGAGCCGCCTGCCGGCCCCCACGACGTCGCGTACGAGGTGCTGTGCCGCCAGCACCACCGTCGCCGCCTCACCGCGGCGCGCGCCAAGGCGGTCAGCCTCGCGCCGGAGCCGCTGCCCTTCGGCTGA
- a CDS encoding sulfurtransferase, translating into MDDDFGTGPLISADELAATLGRVTVLDVRYVMGGPAGRGEHAAGHVPGAAYVDLDDDLADPPGVGGRHPLPDEDRFEAAMRRAGVDPDRPVVVYDDWQGRAAARAWWLLRFHGHSDVRVLDGGWTAWRDGGHPVETGETGPVPGGFTVSPTKQMPAIGAGEVLGVEVLVDARAPERFRGETEPVDPVAGRVPGAVNVPTTANLDEDGRFLPPDRLREAYARVGADEATTVAAYCGSGVTAAHDVLAMEVAGIRAALYPGSWSEWVTDPERPVETG; encoded by the coding sequence GTGGACGACGACTTCGGCACCGGGCCCCTGATCAGCGCCGACGAGCTCGCGGCCACGCTGGGGCGGGTCACCGTCCTCGACGTGCGCTACGTCATGGGCGGACCGGCCGGGCGCGGCGAGCACGCGGCGGGCCACGTGCCGGGAGCGGCGTACGTCGACCTCGACGACGACCTCGCCGACCCGCCGGGCGTGGGCGGGCGCCACCCGCTGCCCGACGAGGATCGCTTCGAGGCGGCCATGCGGCGTGCCGGTGTCGACCCGGACCGCCCCGTCGTGGTCTACGACGACTGGCAGGGGCGGGCCGCGGCGCGGGCGTGGTGGTTGCTGCGCTTCCACGGCCACTCCGACGTCCGCGTCCTCGACGGCGGGTGGACGGCGTGGCGCGACGGCGGACACCCGGTCGAGACGGGGGAGACCGGGCCCGTGCCGGGCGGGTTCACCGTCTCGCCGACCAAGCAGATGCCGGCGATCGGCGCCGGGGAGGTCCTCGGCGTCGAGGTCCTCGTCGACGCGCGCGCCCCCGAGCGCTTCCGCGGCGAGACCGAGCCCGTCGACCCCGTCGCCGGTCGTGTCCCGGGCGCCGTCAACGTGCCAACCACGGCCAACCTCGACGAGGACGGCAGGTTCCTGCCGCCGGACCGGCTGCGCGAGGCGTACGCCCGAGTGGGCGCTGACGAGGCGACCACTGTCGCTGCCTACTGCGGCTCGGGTGTGACCGCCGCCCACGACGTGCTCGCGATGGAGGTGGCCGGCATCCGGGCGGCGCTCTACCCCGGCAGCTGGAGCGAGTGGGTCACCGACCCGGAGCGGCCCGTCGAGACGGGGTGA
- the sepH gene encoding septation protein SepH codes for MAKLTFTGRSVDGKRLLLVDDAGQEHTLAIDARLRRALSSTPESTGQLEIPMESSLRPRDIQMRIRAGESPEAVAHAAGTSVEKIMAFAAPVLAERAHVAERAQLASMRRRSGDSGARTLGEAVNAHLRSHNVDPGSVEWDAWRREDGRWTLTALYDVAGRVGTATFSHDPRGSFVTVDDEDARWLVGDVALPAPDAAAPDSAAADDLAAARQRRLSAAGGDVPLGDVPLGDDAIEMVTDDESATETTMELSTDLGTEQPMEAYLDDQARGEDDADEPRQDPAAEPAAEAPAEPRPRPAKKRGRASVPSWDEIMFGGGKSD; via the coding sequence ATGGCCAAGCTGACGTTCACCGGACGCAGCGTGGACGGCAAGCGCCTGCTGCTGGTGGACGACGCGGGCCAGGAGCACACCCTGGCGATCGACGCCCGGCTCCGCAGGGCCCTGTCGAGCACGCCCGAGAGCACCGGCCAGTTGGAGATCCCGATGGAATCAAGCCTCCGCCCCCGCGACATCCAGATGCGCATCCGCGCGGGCGAGAGCCCCGAGGCGGTCGCGCACGCCGCCGGCACCTCGGTCGAGAAGATCATGGCGTTCGCCGCCCCCGTCCTCGCCGAGCGTGCCCACGTGGCCGAGCGCGCCCAGCTCGCCTCGATGCGCCGCCGCAGCGGCGACTCCGGGGCCCGCACCCTCGGTGAGGCCGTCAACGCCCATCTGCGCTCGCACAACGTCGACCCCGGGAGCGTCGAGTGGGACGCCTGGCGTCGCGAGGACGGCCGCTGGACGCTGACGGCGCTGTACGACGTGGCCGGCCGGGTCGGCACCGCGACCTTCTCCCACGACCCGCGCGGCAGCTTCGTGACGGTCGACGACGAGGACGCCCGGTGGCTGGTGGGTGACGTCGCCCTGCCCGCGCCCGACGCCGCCGCACCCGACTCCGCCGCCGCAGACGACCTCGCGGCCGCACGCCAGCGCCGACTCAGCGCCGCCGGCGGCGACGTACCCCTCGGAGACGTACCCCTCGGAGACGATGCGATCGAGATGGTCACCGACGACGAGTCGGCCACGGAGACCACGATGGAGCTCTCCACCGACCTCGGCACCGAGCAGCCGATGGAGGCCTACCTCGACGACCAGGCGCGCGGCGAGGACGACGCCGACGAGCCGCGGCAGGACCCGGCCGCAGAGCCGGCCGCAGAGGCGCCCGCCGAGCCCAGGCCGCGGCCCGCGAAGAAGCGCGGCCGGGCCTCGGTGCCGAGCTGGGACGAGATCATGTTCGGCGGCGGCAAGAGCGACTGA
- a CDS encoding trimeric intracellular cation channel family protein encodes MPETEFATTLVVLDLIGIFVFAVAGALVAVRKNLDIFAALVLGGVTGLGGGFIRDVLIGATPPAALADWRYILVPVAAGLLTFVFHPTVGRLERPVALLDAFGLALFCVTGALKAVDYGLDPLSAALMGMVTGIGGGMIRDVLAGSVPVIFEGVLYGTPALAGATVAVLLDRTDLPLVVVAAAGFATCLGWRLLAMVRGWRAPLPKGPASV; translated from the coding sequence GTGCCCGAGACGGAGTTCGCCACGACCCTCGTCGTGCTCGACCTGATCGGCATCTTCGTCTTCGCGGTCGCGGGTGCGCTCGTCGCCGTCCGCAAGAACCTCGACATCTTCGCGGCGCTCGTCCTCGGGGGCGTGACCGGGCTGGGCGGGGGCTTCATCCGCGACGTCCTGATCGGCGCGACCCCGCCCGCCGCGCTCGCGGACTGGCGCTACATCCTGGTGCCGGTCGCGGCCGGGCTGCTGACCTTCGTCTTCCACCCGACCGTGGGGCGGCTCGAGCGGCCCGTCGCCCTGCTCGACGCCTTCGGGCTGGCCCTGTTCTGCGTGACCGGGGCGCTGAAGGCCGTCGACTACGGCCTCGACCCGCTGTCCGCCGCGCTCATGGGCATGGTCACCGGCATCGGTGGCGGGATGATCCGCGACGTCCTGGCGGGCAGTGTGCCGGTGATCTTCGAAGGGGTCCTCTACGGCACGCCGGCGCTCGCCGGCGCCACCGTCGCGGTGCTCCTCGATCGCACCGACCTGCCCCTGGTGGTGGTCGCCGCAGCGGGCTTCGCGACCTGCCTCGGGTGGCGGCTCCTGGCGATGGTCCGGGGCTGGCGCGCGCCCCTGCCCAAGGGACCCGCGAGCGTCTGA
- a CDS encoding D-arabinono-1,4-lactone oxidase has protein sequence MTSPVRGHLWRNWSGLEEAVPRHVATPASVDDVVDAVRRARADGRTVKMAGTGHSFTAIGAPEHTLLRPDGLEGVLSVDRAAMTVTARAGTRLKDLNLALERLGLSLHNMGDIAEQTLAGATSTGTHGTGGTAAGLAAQLAGLEVVTGTGEVVGASATENPDVFDVARVGLGALGILTSLTFHVEPLFVLEAHEQPMTWDRGLAAYDDMVAAAHHVDLYWFPHTDRLMVKQNVRTDLDPGEQQPPSRVAAWWEDELVSNTVFGGLCRLGERAPALVPRINRVAARAQSERRYSDLAHRVFVTPRRVRFREMEYTVPREVGIDVLRECRRVIDASDWRVAFPVEVRTARADDIPLSTSYGRDSLYLAFHVPAGTDHRAYFGGLEPILRDAGGRPHWGKVHTRTAADLAPAYDRFDDFLALRDRLDPDRVFANDHLRRILGD, from the coding sequence ATGACGTCCCCCGTGCGCGGCCACCTGTGGCGGAACTGGTCGGGCCTCGAGGAGGCGGTGCCCCGCCACGTGGCCACCCCCGCATCGGTCGACGACGTCGTCGACGCCGTACGCCGGGCGCGCGCCGACGGACGCACCGTCAAGATGGCCGGGACCGGGCACAGCTTCACCGCGATCGGGGCACCCGAGCACACGCTGCTGCGCCCGGACGGGCTCGAAGGGGTCCTGTCGGTCGACCGCGCCGCGATGACGGTCACCGCCCGCGCCGGGACCCGCCTGAAGGACCTCAACCTCGCGCTCGAACGGCTCGGCCTGTCCCTGCACAACATGGGGGACATCGCCGAGCAGACGCTCGCCGGCGCGACGTCGACCGGCACCCACGGCACCGGCGGCACTGCCGCGGGGCTCGCCGCCCAGCTGGCCGGACTCGAGGTCGTGACCGGCACGGGAGAGGTCGTGGGCGCTTCCGCGACCGAGAACCCCGACGTCTTCGACGTCGCCCGCGTCGGGCTCGGCGCGCTCGGCATCCTGACCAGCCTCACCTTCCACGTCGAGCCGCTCTTCGTCCTCGAGGCCCACGAGCAGCCGATGACCTGGGACCGCGGGCTGGCGGCGTACGACGACATGGTGGCCGCCGCGCACCACGTCGACCTCTACTGGTTCCCCCACACGGACCGGTTGATGGTGAAGCAGAACGTCCGCACCGACCTCGACCCCGGCGAGCAGCAGCCGCCGTCCCGTGTCGCCGCCTGGTGGGAGGACGAGCTCGTGTCCAACACCGTCTTCGGCGGGCTGTGCCGCCTCGGTGAGCGCGCTCCCGCCCTGGTCCCCCGCATCAACCGAGTCGCCGCTCGCGCGCAGTCCGAACGCCGCTACAGCGACCTCGCGCACCGGGTCTTCGTGACGCCGCGCCGGGTGCGCTTCCGTGAGATGGAGTACACCGTCCCCCGCGAGGTCGGGATCGACGTGCTGCGCGAGTGCCGGCGCGTCATCGACGCCAGCGACTGGCGAGTCGCGTTCCCGGTCGAGGTCCGCACCGCGCGAGCCGACGACATCCCGCTGTCGACGTCCTACGGACGCGACAGCCTCTACCTCGCCTTCCACGTCCCGGCCGGCACCGACCACCGGGCCTACTTCGGCGGCCTCGAGCCGATCCTGCGCGACGCCGGCGGACGGCCGCACTGGGGCAAGGTCCACACCCGTACGGCCGCCGACCTCGCGCCGGCGTACGACCGGTTCGACGACTTCCTCGCCCTGCGCGACCGGCTGGACCCGGACCGCGTCTTCGCCAACGACCACCTGCGTCGCATCCTGGGCGACTGA
- a CDS encoding MFS transporter, with amino-acid sequence MLDSYRRVLARPGAFAFSSAALVARLPISMVGLGIVLLVEERTGSYGLAGTVAAVFVLAEAAFAVLHGRWVDHFGQARVLPLGISVFGAGLALMMLAVEQDWARPWTYVFAAVAGSSLPQVGASVRTRWSHLLDQPADKQTAFALEAVLDEVVFVVGPVLVTLLATGWHPVAGLSFAVASGVLGTFALAVQRRTEPPAGRASPAAERSPMPWRLVLPLALVCLTLGALFGAAEVTTVAFAEEQGARWVAGWLLATWSFGSLVAGLVTGAVVWRSGPDIRLRWGSAAMALAMAPLAFVSSIPLMAVLLLVGGLAIAPTLISAMTMVEQGVAPGRLTEGMAILHTGIVAGVAPGASIAGFVVDHHGASAAYAVALAGGILGALAAQTARPRRRMP; translated from the coding sequence ATGCTCGACTCCTACCGCCGGGTGCTGGCGCGCCCGGGCGCCTTCGCGTTCAGCAGCGCCGCACTCGTGGCGCGGCTGCCGATCTCCATGGTCGGGCTCGGGATCGTGCTGCTGGTCGAGGAGCGCACCGGCTCCTACGGCCTCGCGGGCACGGTGGCCGCGGTGTTCGTGCTCGCGGAGGCGGCGTTCGCCGTCCTGCACGGACGGTGGGTCGACCACTTCGGCCAGGCGCGGGTCCTGCCGCTCGGGATCTCGGTCTTCGGCGCCGGGCTCGCCCTGATGATGCTGGCGGTCGAGCAGGACTGGGCGCGCCCCTGGACGTACGTCTTCGCCGCCGTCGCCGGGTCCTCGCTCCCCCAGGTCGGCGCGAGCGTCCGCACCCGCTGGTCCCACCTGCTCGACCAGCCCGCCGACAAGCAGACCGCGTTCGCCCTCGAGGCCGTCCTCGACGAGGTCGTCTTCGTCGTCGGGCCGGTGCTGGTCACCCTCCTCGCCACCGGCTGGCACCCCGTCGCCGGGCTGTCGTTCGCCGTGGCGAGCGGCGTGCTGGGCACCTTCGCCCTCGCCGTCCAGCGGCGCACCGAGCCTCCCGCCGGCCGCGCCTCACCTGCCGCCGAGCGCAGCCCCATGCCGTGGCGGCTGGTCCTGCCGCTCGCGCTCGTCTGCCTCACCCTCGGCGCGCTCTTCGGCGCCGCCGAGGTCACGACCGTGGCGTTCGCGGAGGAGCAGGGCGCGCGGTGGGTCGCGGGATGGCTGCTGGCGACGTGGTCCTTCGGCAGCCTCGTCGCCGGGCTGGTCACCGGCGCCGTCGTGTGGCGCAGCGGGCCCGACATACGCCTGCGCTGGGGCTCCGCGGCGATGGCGCTCGCGATGGCTCCGCTCGCGTTCGTCTCCTCGATCCCCCTGATGGCGGTCCTGCTGCTCGTCGGCGGGCTCGCGATCGCACCGACGCTGATCAGCGCGATGACGATGGTCGAGCAGGGCGTCGCGCCGGGCCGCCTCACCGAGGGCATGGCCATCCTTCACACCGGAATCGTGGCGGGCGTGGCCCCGGGCGCGAGCATCGCCGGATTCGTCGTCGACCACCACGGCGCCTCGGCGGCGTACGCGGTCGCGCTCGCGGGCGGCATCCTGGGCGCCCTGGCCGCGCAGACGGCCCGGCCGCGGCGCCGGATGCCCTAG